The region TTTTACCTGCTAATCTGAAAACCTCAGGGACGATTACAGAAATTCCCAAACCTAAGACACCAAAACCTAAAACAGTCGTGTAAAAATTGGAAACCAATATTAAAGAATAAGCCACCGCTGCGATGATCAAACCAAAACTTATAGACTTAATAGAACCTATTTTTTTACTGACACCATCTCCTAAAAACCTACCAAGAGTCATGGTAAGCGAAAAAATCACAAATCCAAAACCTGCCTGACTTTCTGAAACACGTACAATATCAAACAAAAATAAATTGCTCCAATGTTCCACCGCTCCCTCATTAAACATGATAATAAAGGCAATAATTGATAATCCTAATACAGGCTGTATGTTTTTAAATATATTGGTGTTTGCGCCACTCTTGTCTTCTTCAGCTTCGATAATATTTTTATAACTAGGTGATAATACCAAGGTGGATATGACGATGAAGGAAGACATTAACAACATATGGTAACTGGGGTTTGAAAATTGGAGGATTAGAAAACTGCCTATTCCTGCTCCGATAAAACCTCCTAAACTAAAAAAACCATGAGCTGCAGACATAAAGTTTTGCTGATCTCTTTTTTCTATTATGGAAACCAAGGCGTTCATTGACGTACCCGTAAAGCCAGAAAAAATACCAGTAAACAATAAGCTGCTACACAGTAAATAATAATTAGAGGCTAGTAAGGGTAAATTAAAAAATAAGGCCAAAAATAAGATGCCCACTTGAGTAGAACGACCGACCCCTATTTTGTTATTGATATAAGGCACAAAAGGGATGGAAATCAGTAAACCACAGGCAGTAAAAAATAAAGCCAATCCAATTTGTGAATCGTCCAATTCAAATTTCATTTTAATATGCGGCAAGTAAAGTATCCACGTGCCTATTAAAATATTAACTGATGAAAACACCCAAGAAGGAGCAAAATATTTTAAGTTGGAAAGAATGAGTTGAAGGGATTTCATTAACCAGATTTTTTTTTGCAAAGAAACAACACAGACGCCTTATCTAACCTTTTATTTTGAAGCTTATTTAAAAGGGCAATAGTACACTCGAAGTCAATAAAATACTAGCATTTATGAGCATTAATAGCAACTGCCAGTTCCTGTTTCCTGATTTTAAGGAATCCTAAAGAACCTGATCCATAAAAATCATTTTTATTATCTTACCATTAGGTAACAATCTACAAACTATATTCTTACACCTTTAAAGAATGGAATTATCTGCTGATTTTAAAAGAGCTCTACGACTATTTGTTTACTACTATTTCAATGGAACACTCGCCTATTTAGTAAAAGATGGTCAGTTACTTTCGGAGGTGGACTATGCTGTTCAACTCGCAAACCAGCCTAGCACTATGGAGCAAGTTTTTGCTATTTACACCAATAATATC is a window of Nonlabens sp. MB-3u-79 DNA encoding:
- a CDS encoding MFS transporter, yielding MKSLQLILSNLKYFAPSWVFSSVNILIGTWILYLPHIKMKFELDDSQIGLALFFTACGLLISIPFVPYINNKIGVGRSTQVGILFLALFFNLPLLASNYYLLCSSLLFTGIFSGFTGTSMNALVSIIEKRDQQNFMSAAHGFFSLGGFIGAGIGSFLILQFSNPSYHMLLMSSFIVISTLVLSPSYKNIIEAEEDKSGANTNIFKNIQPVLGLSIIAFIIMFNEGAVEHWSNLFLFDIVRVSESQAGFGFVIFSLTMTLGRFLGDGVSKKIGSIKSISFGLIIAAVAYSLILVSNFYTTVLGFGVLGLGISVIVPEVFRLAGKTKGLNTSVAISVVSGIGFMGFLVGPVLLGLISNWSNLIMSYVFLLALIVTAFGLVVFRLSRKYRSS